In Phormidium yuhuli AB48, one genomic interval encodes:
- a CDS encoding glycoside hydrolase → MKATFVPWLHMHQPPIWWNHQPMGNLEKMLNGDPNSEEGWNAQWFAQAYKNPAKYALELSRRGRQPRMMVDYSGVLLEELAKLSEDGTFANRHVDGDPLGDVIGLWREALNDYPEAIEFAGTAYSHCYFPTTPERDWQAQIMTWKRVFGDLFGEAALERVKGFWLPEMGMMGDPQRAIALIRLLKRCGYEWLILPASALSRPEGWTTPQLENQVHELQIQGEGDRETILCVVRDTDMGIRQQSGHNADGCLNDIRYRLGVFEQEQLTSPPLIVPTSDGENGNVMMFEYFKNTFVPLVEMMPQLADVEMLTVSQYLDRYLDSSQPTPLSLNTTGGSWIGGHESWNEGDRRQAIALKIETLSRQVAEQGSSSDPIWDEARQLLLVCETSCFVYWNAEFWFDQADSFLGKLEASLPITV, encoded by the coding sequence ATGAAAGCAACCTTTGTTCCCTGGCTCCACATGCACCAACCCCCGATTTGGTGGAATCACCAGCCGATGGGAAATCTAGAAAAAATGCTCAACGGTGACCCCAACTCGGAGGAAGGATGGAACGCTCAGTGGTTCGCTCAGGCCTATAAGAATCCGGCCAAGTACGCTCTGGAGTTATCTCGACGGGGCCGACAGCCCCGGATGATGGTGGATTATTCGGGGGTTCTGTTAGAGGAGTTGGCGAAACTCTCTGAGGATGGAACCTTTGCTAACCGCCATGTGGATGGCGACCCCCTCGGGGATGTGATTGGCCTATGGCGAGAGGCTCTGAATGATTATCCCGAGGCGATTGAGTTTGCGGGAACGGCTTATAGTCATTGTTATTTCCCCACGACCCCTGAACGGGATTGGCAGGCTCAAATTATGACCTGGAAACGGGTCTTTGGGGACTTGTTCGGGGAAGCGGCCCTGGAGCGAGTCAAGGGGTTTTGGTTGCCGGAAATGGGGATGATGGGAGACCCCCAACGGGCGATCGCCCTAATCCGACTCCTCAAACGCTGTGGCTATGAATGGCTGATTCTACCGGCGTCTGCCTTATCTCGACCGGAGGGCTGGACGACGCCTCAGTTGGAAAATCAGGTCCATGAGTTACAGATTCAAGGGGAGGGAGACCGGGAGACGATTCTCTGTGTGGTTCGGGATACGGATATGGGCATCCGTCAGCAAAGTGGCCATAATGCGGACGGCTGTTTGAATGATATTCGCTATCGCTTAGGGGTCTTTGAGCAGGAACAGCTCACATCGCCTCCCTTGATTGTGCCGACCTCCGATGGGGAAAATGGCAATGTGATGATGTTTGAGTATTTCAAAAATACCTTTGTGCCGTTGGTGGAGATGATGCCCCAATTGGCGGATGTGGAGATGCTGACGGTGAGCCAATATCTCGATCGCTATCTCGACTCAAGCCAACCAACGCCCCTGTCTCTGAATACGACCGGTGGCTCCTGGATTGGTGGTCATGAAAGTTGGAATGAGGGCGATCGCCGTCAAGCGATCGCCCTCAAAATTGAAACCCTCAGTCGTCAGGTGGCGGAACAAGGGAGTTCCTCAGACCCGATCTGGGATGAGGCCCGTCAACTTCTCCTGGTCTGCGAAACCAGTTGTTTTGTCTACTGGAATGCCGAGTTTTGGTTTGACCAGGCTGATTCCTTCCTCGGCAAACTCGAAGCCTCTCTCCCTATAACGGTTTAA
- the rpsD gene encoding 30S ribosomal protein S4, which produces MSRYRGPRLRVVRRLGTLPGLTRKDPKRSYPPGQHGQGRRKRSEYAVRLEEKQKLRFNYGVTEKQLLRYVKKARRLPGSTGQVLLQLLEMRLDNTVFRLGMAPTIPAARQLVNHGHICVNGRRVNIASYNCRPGDVISVRNTEKSREMVKANLDSPGLANIPSHLVLDKDKLEGQVNGVVEREWIALQINELLVIEYYSRQA; this is translated from the coding sequence ATGTCACGATATCGAGGACCTCGTCTGAGAGTAGTTCGCCGTCTGGGAACCTTGCCCGGCCTGACCCGCAAAGATCCGAAGCGGAGTTATCCCCCGGGTCAACATGGTCAGGGACGACGCAAACGCTCTGAATACGCCGTTCGGCTAGAAGAAAAGCAAAAACTCCGCTTCAACTACGGCGTCACGGAAAAACAACTACTCCGTTATGTGAAAAAAGCCCGTCGTCTCCCCGGTTCCACCGGACAGGTGCTTCTGCAACTGCTGGAGATGCGCCTAGATAACACCGTATTCCGTCTCGGTATGGCTCCGACGATCCCGGCGGCTCGTCAGTTAGTGAATCACGGACATATTTGTGTCAATGGTCGCCGGGTCAACATTGCCAGTTACAACTGTCGCCCCGGTGATGTCATCAGCGTGAGAAATACGGAGAAGTCTCGCGAGATGGTGAAGGCCAATCTTGACTCTCCCGGCTTGGCCAACATCCCCTCTCACCTCGTCTTGGACAAAGACAAGCTCGAAGGTCAGGTCAATGGGGTGGTTGAGCGGGAATGGATCGCGCTACAAATTAACGAACTACTCGTGATTGAGTACTACTCTCGCCAAGCTTAG
- a CDS encoding thylakoid membrane photosystem I accumulation factor, translating to MTLFSQTWQRWIATLGLAIALWIACLSPASAALNDDKYDGNIFSLYAGNGSIVPPSSSLAQSLTAHRPTLLVFYLDDSRDCKQFSTTVSELQSYYGRVVTIVPVNSDSILPRDNYRETEPGYYYNGRVPQSVIFDESGTVRFNESGQVAFEALDSVFREIFDLLPRTESVELKRRPVNEVNTELR from the coding sequence ATGACGCTCTTTTCTCAAACTTGGCAACGTTGGATCGCTACTCTCGGGTTGGCGATCGCCCTTTGGATAGCTTGTCTATCCCCCGCCTCGGCAGCCCTAAATGATGATAAGTATGATGGCAACATTTTTTCTCTCTATGCGGGCAATGGCTCGATTGTGCCCCCAAGCAGCAGTTTGGCTCAATCCTTAACAGCTCATCGTCCCACCCTGTTGGTGTTTTATCTCGATGACAGTCGCGATTGCAAACAGTTTTCCACGACGGTATCTGAACTGCAATCTTACTATGGTCGGGTCGTTACGATTGTACCGGTCAACAGTGATAGTATCCTGCCGAGGGACAACTATAGGGAAACAGAACCTGGCTATTACTACAACGGCCGTGTCCCTCAATCGGTTATCTTTGATGAGTCGGGAACGGTGCGCTTTAATGAGTCGGGACAAGTGGCATTTGAAGCCCTCGATTCGGTCTTTCGGGAGATTTTTGACCTTCTACCTCGCACTGAGTCGGTGGAGTTGAAGCGTCGCCCGGTTAATGAGGTCAATACGGAACTGCGCTGA
- the rpsU gene encoding 30S ribosomal protein S21: protein MTQIIVGENEGIESALRRFRRGVSRAGIFLDLKKNRHFETPIEKRKRKAEALRKQRRRRYRRRSS, encoded by the coding sequence ATGACCCAAATTATTGTAGGTGAAAACGAAGGTATCGAATCAGCACTGCGTCGCTTCCGCCGAGGGGTATCGAGAGCAGGGATTTTCCTAGATCTCAAAAAAAATCGTCATTTTGAAACTCCCATTGAAAAGCGCAAGCGCAAAGCCGAAGCATTACGCAAACAGCGTCGCCGCCGTTATCGTCGCCGCTCATCCTAA
- a CDS encoding two-component system response regulator, with translation MKDTSNDLDQADILIVDDTPENLRLLSNMLSRRGYRVRKAISGSMALTAVQTLPPDLILLDIMMPEMDGYALCDRLKEDQRTRDIPVVFLSALNDVFDKVKAFNVGGADYIVKPFQIEEVLARVHHQLRIKSVEREIRRLNAELEQRVDERTSQLQERTRQLESANRQLLDEISQRERIQKRLKYLAFHDRLTNLPNRSQFEIKLTESLEDATVTVNLAVLFIDCDRFKVVNDSLGHGVGDELIKSLAQRLRENLDDEVILARWGGDEFVALLYNYEEDEVISLVQDLLKVLSNPHQLPRHEVFVNTSIGIAFFVPNLSPEELLRNADAAMYRAKALGGNRYHLFDPLLHQEASERLALENDLRYAYERQEFEVYYQPILNLQTGALFGFEALLRWHHPERGWVSPPEFIPTIEETGLIDQVGEWVLEQACQQVKQWHRDWDLPLVMSVNLSVRQFAQPDFLDQVDRVLIQTGLEPRFLKLEITETALMENSQSTLFILRQLKSRQIKISIDDFGTGYSSLSYLHTFPVDTLKIDRVFVEGMSKSRDGQGLVPAILNLARATDIDTIAEGIETLEQRDILRRLGCNFAQGFLFSQPKQACDLHPDQIQFGGEN, from the coding sequence ATGAAAGATACCTCTAACGACCTAGACCAGGCCGATATTCTAATCGTTGATGATACTCCAGAGAACTTGAGGCTGCTGTCGAATATGCTGTCTCGACGAGGGTATCGTGTGCGTAAGGCGATCAGTGGGTCTATGGCCCTGACGGCGGTGCAAACCCTGCCTCCAGACTTAATTCTGCTGGATATCATGATGCCGGAGATGGATGGGTATGCCCTGTGCGATCGCCTCAAAGAAGATCAACGGACTCGAGATATTCCCGTCGTCTTTCTCAGTGCCCTCAACGATGTCTTTGACAAAGTGAAAGCCTTTAACGTCGGGGGGGCCGATTATATTGTGAAGCCATTCCAAATTGAGGAAGTCTTAGCCCGGGTTCATCACCAACTGCGGATTAAATCTGTTGAACGAGAGATTCGTCGCCTCAATGCAGAGTTGGAGCAACGGGTGGATGAACGCACTAGCCAACTCCAGGAGCGCACCCGCCAGTTAGAATCAGCGAATCGCCAACTCCTCGATGAAATCAGTCAGCGGGAGCGGATTCAGAAGCGCCTGAAGTATTTGGCATTTCACGATCGCCTAACCAATCTCCCCAATCGATCTCAGTTTGAAATTAAACTCACGGAATCCTTAGAAGATGCGACCGTTACAGTGAACTTAGCGGTCTTATTTATTGACTGCGATCGCTTTAAAGTCGTCAATGATTCCCTCGGTCATGGCGTCGGGGATGAACTGATTAAATCCTTAGCTCAACGACTGCGGGAGAACTTAGATGACGAAGTCATTCTGGCTCGCTGGGGTGGAGATGAGTTTGTGGCACTACTTTATAACTACGAGGAAGACGAGGTTATTTCCCTAGTCCAAGATTTATTAAAGGTTTTATCCAATCCTCACCAACTCCCCCGTCATGAAGTTTTTGTCAACACGAGCATTGGCATCGCCTTTTTCGTTCCCAACCTTTCTCCAGAGGAACTCTTACGGAACGCCGATGCAGCGATGTATCGCGCTAAGGCCCTAGGCGGGAATCGTTATCATCTCTTTGATCCCCTACTTCATCAAGAAGCCTCAGAACGGCTCGCCCTAGAGAATGACTTGCGTTACGCCTATGAGCGACAAGAGTTTGAAGTCTACTATCAACCGATCCTTAACTTGCAAACCGGTGCGTTATTTGGCTTTGAAGCCCTCCTGCGTTGGCACCATCCTGAACGGGGCTGGGTATCTCCCCCTGAGTTTATCCCAACCATTGAAGAAACGGGACTGATTGATCAAGTTGGGGAATGGGTCTTAGAACAAGCCTGTCAACAGGTCAAACAATGGCATCGAGACTGGGACTTACCCCTGGTCATGAGTGTCAATTTATCAGTCCGCCAGTTTGCACAGCCCGATTTTCTCGATCAAGTTGATCGAGTCCTCATTCAGACAGGACTCGAGCCAAGATTTCTCAAGTTAGAAATTACAGAAACAGCACTCATGGAAAACTCTCAATCCACGCTTTTTATTTTACGACAACTAAAATCTAGACAAATTAAAATCAGCATTGATGACTTTGGCACCGGCTATTCGTCTCTGAGTTATCTGCACACCTTTCCGGTTGACACCCTCAAAATTGACCGAGTATTTGTGGAAGGGATGAGCAAGTCTCGGGATGGTCAAGGTCTAGTTCCAGCTATCTTGAATCTTGCTCGGGCCACGGATATCGACACCATTGCCGAGGGGATTGAGACCCTTGAACAGCGAGACATTCTACGGCGTTTAGGTTGCAACTTTGCCCAAGGCTTTCTTTTTTCTCAACCGAAACAAGCCTGCGATCTGCATCCTGATCAGATTCAGTTCGGGGGCGAAAACTGA
- a CDS encoding transposase, which translates to MDSLKSIVAGLVETFSKPQQKFLMTLMTTLFVVCGRVNYTNLSRYSQINERTYRRHFEAGLGLERLNRRLIEQLRPEDSEQIVVVDCTFNEKSGRHTHGLDWFYNSKAQRAEKGLEWSVVAIVDLQQKTGYTLSAQQTEADLRTEKTPTEDQVASRSRLDFYLGHLAYCTIFFPDWIRYVVADGFYSKSKWVNGVVGLGFEAIGRLRSDANLKFLYDGPHRGRGRPRRYDGKVDLTDPSRLTFVATLDEGVSLYTAVVWSVNFRRPVRLAYLLKEQNGRRSYVVLFSTDVTLDPLHLYRCYTARFQIEFIFRDARQFLGFSDCEARSAEALDSHVNASLLALNLAKATLQSTHTRAEPLSFSIASLKRLALNEHLFDLFIDSFDLDPTLIKSHPNYSELLSYGALAS; encoded by the coding sequence ATGGATAGCCTCAAGAGCATTGTAGCGGGTCTGGTGGAAACATTTAGCAAACCCCAGCAGAAATTTTTGATGACCCTGATGACCACTCTCTTTGTCGTCTGTGGTCGAGTCAACTATACGAATCTCAGCCGCTACAGCCAGATAAACGAGCGGACTTATCGGCGACACTTCGAGGCGGGTCTAGGACTCGAACGTCTCAACCGCCGCTTAATCGAACAGCTACGACCCGAGGACAGCGAACAGATAGTAGTAGTCGATTGCACCTTCAACGAGAAAAGTGGTCGTCACACCCATGGCTTGGATTGGTTTTACAACAGCAAAGCTCAACGAGCCGAAAAAGGACTCGAATGGTCTGTTGTAGCTATTGTTGACTTGCAGCAGAAGACGGGCTATACCTTGTCAGCCCAACAAACGGAAGCCGACTTGAGAACCGAGAAGACCCCGACCGAAGACCAAGTGGCTTCGAGGAGCCGCTTGGATTTCTACCTCGGGCATCTGGCTTACTGCACCATCTTTTTCCCGGACTGGATTCGTTATGTCGTCGCGGATGGCTTTTACAGCAAGTCCAAGTGGGTCAATGGGGTGGTGGGCTTAGGCTTCGAGGCCATCGGTCGCTTGCGCAGCGATGCTAATCTTAAGTTTCTTTATGACGGCCCTCATCGGGGACGAGGTCGCCCCCGTCGCTATGACGGTAAGGTTGATTTGACTGACCCGAGTCGTTTGACTTTCGTTGCCACTTTAGACGAAGGAGTTTCTCTATACACAGCCGTGGTCTGGTCAGTTAACTTTCGACGACCGGTTCGTTTGGCTTATTTGCTCAAAGAGCAGAATGGACGACGCAGTTACGTGGTCTTGTTTTCCACCGATGTCACCCTTGACCCCCTCCATCTCTATCGTTGTTACACCGCTCGTTTCCAAATTGAGTTTATTTTTCGCGATGCTCGTCAGTTTCTGGGCTTCTCTGATTGTGAGGCCCGCTCCGCTGAAGCCCTCGACTCTCATGTTAATGCCAGTCTCCTGGCTCTCAATTTAGCCAAAGCCACCTTACAATCGACCCACACTCGTGCTGAACCTTTGAGTTTTTCCATCGCCTCTCTCAAACGCTTGGCTCTCAATGAGCATCTTTTTGACCTATTTATCGACAGCTTTGACTTAGACCCGACTTTAATTAAATCCCATCCCAACTACTCGGAACTCCTATCCTACGGTGCTCTTGCATCCTAA
- a CDS encoding GAF domain-containing protein, translating into MSCQVESCMWSAIAPWFVFLAYIPHGHCYLWESSLVGLHVISDSLIGLSYYSIPFLLIHFSRQRGDLPFRGILWLFCAFILACGTGHLFEIWTLWHPSYWLSGSIKALTALISLYTAFSLISFIPQALAFRSPQELEALNCELEQEIRQRQKVEGHLKHILQSTGAVTGQEFFTALVKNLAETLEVRRVWLAQQTPEAPESLTTLALWEDGSLQETFSYPISGGPCEPVMRQGKPLAITKNLQEQFPDAIAMEGFEPCCYLGSPLLNRQQQAIGIFCIHHDTELEDLETTLAIVSIFAMRAAAELLRQQAEEARVQAYDSLEESVYRATERLRERTNELIDANISLEKEIQDRIAAEAALRESEERWQLAIQGSNEGIWDWDIKGDRIFYSRSWKNILGYSENEIPNETDVFLELLHPDDKETVKQALLDHLNHKSRIYSQEFRMRSKQGTYKWILARGQALWNEEGEPVRMAGSHTNIHDRKRAEAALREGAARERALARAIARMRQTLDLEDIFSATTDELRDVLNCDRVLVYRFFPDWSGTYVAESVTAPWDPLIESANQNPSLTRVATKRLNCSASELESTDNLVQDTYLQENSGHPYRDAKTYRAVSDIYDSGFDACYISLLEQLQARAYIIVPIFCGKHLWGLLAVYENGKPRDWMAGEIKIALQISNQLGVAVQQAELLARTRQQALELKQAKEAADMANRAKSEFLANMSHELRTPLNAILGFSQLLQRPGLSITEQEQYLKTILSSGEHLLGLVNEVLEMSKIEAARVTLTCQDADFYQLLEDIYRLLKLKAERQNLELFFDIANDVPRYLKIDDRKLKQVLLNILGNALKFTEQGQVCLTVTAKPLELITRKRPELTRSHLSFAVEDTGAGIEAEELELLFQPFTQTNSGLQSRGGTGLGLSISQQFVRLMGGEIAVNSTVGVGSRFSFEIPVELGSANAIQQQSQLPGRVKCLAPGQRDYRILIAEDEPTNQLLLMEFLKSIGFKVRAANNGREAVEIAPQWQPDLIWMDMRMPELNGYEATPQIKALSSCPILRTVFWALLS; encoded by the coding sequence GTGAGTTGCCAGGTAGAGTCTTGTATGTGGTCTGCGATCGCACCATGGTTTGTGTTCCTTGCCTATATCCCTCATGGCCATTGTTATCTCTGGGAATCCTCCCTGGTTGGGTTACATGTCATCAGTGATAGCCTGATTGGCCTGAGTTACTATTCCATTCCCTTCCTTCTCATTCACTTCAGCCGCCAACGAGGAGACTTACCCTTCCGGGGCATTCTCTGGCTCTTTTGCGCCTTTATTCTGGCCTGCGGAACTGGCCATTTATTCGAGATTTGGACCCTTTGGCATCCGAGCTATTGGCTCTCTGGCAGTATCAAAGCTCTCACGGCTTTAATTTCCCTCTATACTGCCTTCAGCCTTATCTCCTTTATCCCCCAAGCTCTGGCCTTTCGCAGTCCCCAGGAGTTGGAAGCTCTCAACTGTGAATTAGAACAAGAAATTAGGCAGCGTCAGAAGGTCGAAGGTCACCTGAAGCATATTCTCCAGAGCACTGGGGCCGTCACGGGGCAAGAATTTTTCACGGCTCTGGTGAAAAACCTGGCGGAAACCCTTGAGGTGCGGCGAGTCTGGCTGGCTCAACAAACTCCCGAAGCCCCAGAGTCTTTAACGACGTTAGCCCTTTGGGAAGATGGGTCTTTACAGGAAACGTTCAGCTACCCCATCAGTGGTGGTCCCTGTGAACCGGTGATGCGTCAAGGGAAACCCCTCGCGATTACCAAAAACCTCCAAGAGCAATTTCCTGATGCTATCGCCATGGAAGGGTTCGAACCCTGCTGCTACTTGGGCAGTCCCCTGCTCAATCGCCAGCAACAGGCCATCGGTATCTTCTGTATCCATCATGATACTGAGTTAGAAGACCTCGAAACAACCCTAGCTATCGTCAGTATCTTCGCCATGCGGGCGGCGGCGGAACTCTTGCGTCAACAGGCTGAAGAGGCTCGAGTTCAAGCTTACGACAGTTTAGAAGAAAGTGTGTACCGAGCCACAGAACGGCTGCGAGAACGGACTAATGAGCTAATTGATGCCAACATCAGTCTAGAAAAAGAAATCCAGGATCGGATTGCTGCGGAGGCCGCGTTGCGAGAAAGTGAAGAACGCTGGCAGTTAGCGATTCAGGGGAGTAATGAGGGGATTTGGGATTGGGATATTAAGGGCGATCGTATTTTTTATTCCCGCAGTTGGAAAAACATCCTGGGTTACAGTGAGAACGAAATCCCCAATGAAACCGATGTGTTCCTAGAACTGCTGCATCCAGACGACAAGGAAACGGTGAAACAGGCTCTCCTCGACCATCTCAACCATAAAAGCCGTATTTACTCCCAGGAATTTCGGATGCGTTCCAAACAGGGAACCTATAAATGGATTCTCGCTCGTGGACAAGCCCTGTGGAATGAAGAGGGTGAACCGGTGCGTATGGCCGGCTCCCACACCAATATCCACGATCGCAAACGGGCTGAGGCGGCTCTGCGGGAAGGAGCGGCCCGAGAACGGGCCCTGGCCCGGGCCATTGCCCGAATGCGACAAACCCTAGATCTCGAAGATATCTTTAGTGCCACTACCGATGAACTCCGAGATGTCTTAAACTGCGATCGCGTCCTCGTCTATCGCTTTTTCCCGGATTGGAGTGGAACCTATGTAGCGGAATCCGTCACCGCTCCCTGGGACCCCCTGATTGAGAGTGCCAATCAAAACCCCAGTCTAACGCGGGTGGCGACCAAACGGCTTAATTGTAGTGCTAGTGAACTCGAAAGCACCGATAATCTTGTCCAAGACACCTACCTCCAAGAAAACTCCGGCCATCCCTACCGAGATGCTAAAACCTACCGAGCTGTCAGTGATATTTATGACTCTGGCTTTGATGCGTGTTATATCAGTCTTTTAGAGCAACTACAAGCTCGTGCTTATATTATTGTGCCCATCTTCTGTGGTAAGCACCTTTGGGGACTCTTAGCCGTTTATGAAAATGGAAAACCCCGTGATTGGATGGCAGGAGAGATTAAAATTGCCCTGCAAATCAGTAACCAGCTAGGGGTTGCTGTTCAACAAGCGGAACTGCTAGCTCGCACTCGTCAACAAGCCCTAGAACTCAAGCAAGCTAAAGAAGCGGCGGATATGGCAAATCGGGCTAAAAGTGAGTTTCTCGCCAACATGAGCCATGAACTTCGCACGCCCCTCAACGCCATTTTAGGATTTTCTCAACTGTTGCAGCGACCAGGACTCTCCATCACGGAGCAAGAACAATATCTAAAAACAATTTTGTCCAGTGGTGAACATTTGTTGGGATTAGTGAATGAAGTGTTAGAAATGTCTAAAATTGAGGCTGCTCGGGTAACCTTGACCTGCCAAGATGCAGATTTTTATCAGCTTCTTGAGGATATTTATCGCCTCCTAAAACTGAAAGCTGAACGACAAAATCTGGAGCTTTTCTTTGACATTGCGAATGATGTTCCCCGCTACCTCAAAATTGATGATCGAAAACTCAAACAGGTTCTTCTAAACATATTGGGCAATGCCTTGAAATTTACGGAACAGGGACAAGTTTGCCTGACCGTCACTGCAAAGCCTCTTGAATTAATCACTCGAAAACGTCCAGAGTTAACGCGATCGCACCTAAGTTTTGCCGTTGAAGATACGGGAGCGGGAATTGAGGCTGAAGAACTCGAACTCCTCTTCCAACCCTTTACACAAACAAACTCCGGGCTACAATCCCGAGGAGGTACAGGGCTGGGCCTGTCCATTTCACAACAGTTTGTTCGGTTGATGGGAGGTGAAATTGCAGTTAATAGTACAGTGGGTGTAGGTTCCCGTTTCAGTTTTGAAATTCCCGTTGAGCTGGGGTCAGCCAATGCCATTCAACAACAATCTCAGTTGCCGGGCCGGGTCAAATGCTTAGCCCCAGGCCAGCGGGACTATCGGATTCTCATAGCGGAAGATGAACCGACCAATCAACTCTTACTCATGGAATTTCTCAAGTCTATTGGCTTTAAGGTCCGGGCGGCAAATAACGGTCGTGAAGCTGTGGAAATTGCCCCTCAATGGCAGCCTGATCTGATTTGGATGGATATGCGAATGCCAGAACTCAACGGCTATGAAGCTACCCCACAAATTAAAGCTCTATCGAGTTGTCCAATACTCCGGACAGTTTTTTGGGCGTTATTGAGTTGA
- the hisF gene encoding imidazole glycerol phosphate synthase subunit HisF, with translation MVLAKRILPCLDVKAGRVVKGVNFVDLQDAGDPVELAQAYNQAGADELVFLDITATHEERDIILDVVYRTAEQVFIPLTVGGGIQSLEGIKKLLRAGADKISINSAAVRDPELINRASDRFGNQCIVVAIDARRREDPSNPGWDVYVRGGRENTGLDAIAWAEEVTQRGAGELLVTSMDADGTQAGYDLELTRTIADRVEIPVIASGGAGNCQHIYEAFSEGKAEAALLASLLHYGQLTVAEIKKYLESQQLPVRQLSHD, from the coding sequence ATGGTCTTAGCAAAACGGATTCTCCCCTGTCTGGATGTGAAAGCGGGACGAGTCGTCAAGGGTGTCAATTTTGTCGATCTCCAGGATGCGGGGGATCCCGTGGAGTTGGCCCAGGCCTATAATCAGGCAGGGGCCGATGAGTTAGTCTTTCTCGATATCACCGCCACCCATGAGGAACGGGATATTATTCTCGATGTGGTCTATCGCACCGCTGAACAGGTGTTTATTCCTCTCACCGTCGGCGGCGGGATTCAATCCTTAGAAGGAATTAAAAAATTGTTAAGGGCTGGGGCGGATAAGATCAGTATCAACTCAGCGGCGGTGCGTGACCCGGAGTTGATTAACCGGGCCAGCGATCGCTTTGGCAATCAATGTATTGTGGTGGCGATCGATGCCCGTCGCCGTGAGGATCCGAGCAATCCTGGCTGGGATGTCTATGTGCGCGGCGGCCGGGAAAATACGGGCCTCGATGCGATCGCCTGGGCGGAGGAGGTCACCCAACGGGGGGCCGGAGAACTCCTCGTCACCAGTATGGATGCTGATGGAACCCAGGCGGGCTATGACCTGGAATTAACCCGAACCATCGCCGATCGCGTGGAAATTCCGGTGATTGCTTCCGGAGGTGCTGGAAATTGCCAACATATCTATGAAGCCTTCTCGGAGGGCAAGGCGGAAGCGGCTCTCCTGGCTTCCCTGCTCCATTACGGTCAGTTGACGGTGGCGGAGATTAAGAAATATTTAGAATCTCAGCAGCTCCCAGTCCGCCAATTGAGTCATGATTAA
- a CDS encoding YebC/PmpR family DNA-binding transcriptional regulator: MAGHSKWANIKRHKARVDAAKSKVFTQISREIIVAARQGLPDPEANFQLRNAVAKAKAAGIPNDNIERAIAKGAGNLAGEDDYEAVRYEGYGPGGVAVLIEALTDNRNRTAADIRVAFSKNGGNLGETGCVSWMFSHKGVITLGGEIDEDQLLEVSLEAGAESYELLEIEEETPGAEVYTALEDLEQVSNQLEAAGFEVKQAELRWLPGNSLEVSDEEQGRSLLKMMDALEDLDDVQSVTSNFEMSEELMNHLSFVNS, from the coding sequence ATGGCTGGACATAGTAAGTGGGCGAACATCAAACGACATAAAGCCCGCGTTGATGCTGCCAAAAGTAAGGTCTTTACTCAGATATCCCGCGAGATTATTGTGGCCGCTCGTCAGGGCCTCCCAGATCCTGAAGCCAATTTTCAACTGCGTAATGCGGTGGCCAAGGCCAAGGCGGCAGGGATTCCCAATGATAATATCGAACGGGCGATCGCCAAGGGGGCGGGAAACCTGGCTGGGGAGGATGACTACGAAGCCGTCCGCTATGAGGGCTATGGCCCCGGTGGGGTGGCGGTTTTGATTGAAGCTCTCACCGATAACCGCAACCGCACGGCGGCGGATATTCGCGTCGCTTTTAGTAAAAATGGTGGCAATTTGGGGGAAACGGGCTGTGTCAGTTGGATGTTTTCCCATAAGGGGGTGATTACCCTGGGGGGAGAGATTGACGAAGACCAGCTTTTAGAAGTGTCCTTAGAGGCCGGGGCCGAGAGTTATGAACTCCTAGAGATTGAGGAGGAGACTCCCGGTGCAGAAGTCTATACGGCCCTTGAGGATCTCGAACAGGTGAGTAACCAGCTCGAAGCGGCGGGGTTTGAGGTGAAGCAGGCGGAGTTACGCTGGCTTCCGGGCAATAGTTTGGAGGTGAGCGATGAGGAGCAGGGGCGATCGCTGCTTAAAATGATGGATGCTCTCGAAGATCTCGATGATGTGCAAAGTGTCACCTCGAATTTTGAGATGTCTGAGGAATTGATGAACCACCTCAGCTTTGTTAATAGCTAA